The following proteins are encoded in a genomic region of Brachypodium distachyon strain Bd21 chromosome 1, Brachypodium_distachyon_v3.0, whole genome shotgun sequence:
- the LOC100825673 gene encoding E3 ubiquitin-protein ligase ATL9 has protein sequence MLNLYPRLALAASGTFSVEEDEPQICYGIMVAFVSLLLFCVLVAVVSVARACAITSLIVLLFGLVGWFGPRGGAAAVAAARRNGTRQQQPSVASAAPAPTAAVRLAHRCTCGMTDAAIGTLPTFAYEATGDEGARQSCLLCAVCLEDVQAGQTIRELPPCRHLFHVDCIDLWLHTHRTCPLCRCELPLPPPRKATSKAAAAGTETESSTNATLPPV, from the coding sequence ATGCTGAACCTGTACCCGAGGCTGGCGCTTGCAGCGAGCGGCACGTTCtcggtggaggaggacgagcccCAGATCTGCTACGGCATCATGGTGGCATTCGTCTCCCTGCTGCTATTCTgcgtcctcgtcgccgtcgtcagcGTGGCCAGGGCTTGCGCCATCACTAGCCTCATCGTCCTCTTGTTCGGGCTCGTCGGCTGGTTCGGCCCCAGGGgcggcgctgccgccgtcgccgccgcacgcAGAAACGGgacgcggcagcagcagcctagCGTCGCCtctgccgcgcccgcgccaacggcggcggtgcggctgGCGCACCGGTGCACGTGCGGGATGACGGACGCGGCCATCGGCACCCTGCCGACGTTCGCGTACGAGGCCACGGGCGACGAGGGAGCGCGCCAGAGCTGCCTGCTCTGCGCGGTGTGCCTCGAGGACGTGCAGGCCGGCCAGACGATCCGGGAGCTGCCGCCGTGCAGGCACCTGTTCCACGTGGACTGCATCGACCTGTGGCTGCACACGCACCGGACATGCCCGCTCTGCCGCTGCGAgctcccgctcccgccgccacgGAAGGCCACCTCGAAAGCAGCCGCCGCTGGCACAGAGACAGAGTCTTCAACCAACGCGACGTTACCACCGGTGTGA
- the LOC100825986 gene encoding RING-H2 finger protein ATL32: MPDYAWQVSGVSDAGQSSVFLLALYPVLLLLVILSAFVKYVWIALALYCALMVLFSCTARFCALPEPAGSSAVDRGGLSEAGIAAIIPAFAYDAAAASSAAVGDGGQVQCAVCLETLRSGETVRRLPVCAHTFHVGCIGMWLHSHTTCPVCRRHLEPRKSGKMMVPPLPPV; encoded by the coding sequence ATGCCGGACTACGCGTGGCAAGTGAGCGGTGTCTCGGACGCCGGGCAGAGCAGCGTGTTCCTCCTCGCGTTGTACCCTGtgctcctgctcctcgtcATCCTCTCCGCGTTCGTCAAGTACGTGTGGATCGCGCTGGCGCTCTACTGCGCGCTCATGGTCCTCTTCTCCTGCACCGCCCGCTTCTGCGCACTGCCAGAACCAGCCGGGTCATCTGCCGTGGACCGGGGCGGCCTGTCGGAGGCTGGCATAGCGGCGATTATTCCGGCGTTTGCGTACGatgccgccgctgcttctTCAGCCGctgtcggcgacggcggccaggTCCAGTGCGCGGTGTGCTTGGAGACTCTGCGCAGCGGGGAGACGGTGCGGCGGCTGCCTGTATGCGCGCACACGTTCCATGTCGGGTGCATCGGCATGTGGCTCCACTCGCATACAACGTGTCCGGTCTGCCGGCGCCACCTCGAGCCGCGGAAGAGCGGTAAGATGAtggtgccgccgctgccgccggtaTAG